In Macrobrachium rosenbergii isolate ZJJX-2024 chromosome 4, ASM4041242v1, whole genome shotgun sequence, one genomic interval encodes:
- the LOC136834991 gene encoding uncharacterized protein produces the protein MKEVQVLFIFFLAISVLAKPNEEPTRLTRSLNEALNLRSKRGYGAPVKPVKPVLGGHGSAIAGGAIGGGIVAGGGIVPGVGLKPGLSGVGHGGVSGGIHPVPVGHGGIPGGIGPSNGGISGGIDPLHGGILEAINPGHGVAGGGILPGHGGIGVGPVGSSATCRYWCKTPENQAYCCEGNNELPTLPFVKPGVCPPVRPQCPPVRNFGPPEPCSNDSKCAGVDKCCYDRCLEQHVCKPPLHSAGPSYGR, from the exons ATGAAG GAAGTACAGGTGCTGTTCATCTTCTTCCTGGCAATATCTGTGTTAGCAAAGCCAAATGAAGAGCCCACTCGTCTGACCAGAAGTTTGAATGAGGCTCTCAATCTCAGGTCCAAGAGAGGGTATGGCGCTCCTGTTAAACCAGTCAAACCCGTTTTAGGTGGGCATGGAAGTGCAATTGCTGGAGGAGCAATTGGTGGCGGTATTGTCGCAGGTGGTGGTATAGTTCCAGGTGTGGGCTTAAAACCTGGTCTTTCAGGAGTAGGTCATGGCGGAGTTTCTGGAGGCATACACCCAGTTCCTGTAGGTCATGGAGGAATTCCTGGAGGCATCGGCCCATCAAATGGAGGAATTTCTGGAGGTATCGACCCATTACATGGAGGAATTCTAGAAGCTATAAACCCAGGCCATGGAGTGGCTGGTGGCGGGATATTACCAGGACATGGTGGGATAGGCGTGGGACCAGTTGGCTCCTCGGCGACCTGTCGATATTGGTGCAAAACACCCGAAAATCAAGCTTACTGTTGCGAGGGTAATAATGAACTTCCAACTCTGCCATTTGTGAAGCCCGGCGTATGCCCTCCTGTAAGACCTCAGTGCCCACCTGTGAGGAACTTCGGACCACCAGAACCATGTTCTAATGACAGCAAATGTGCCGGAGTCGACAAATGCTGTTATGACAGATGCCTCGAACAACACGTGTGCAAACCACCACTACATTCGGCTGGACCCTCCTATGGCCGATAA